The stretch of DNA GTGCAGATGCGGTGCCTCCATTGGCTTTCCCCAGATAATGGATATTTGAATGAGAAAGGTAGGGTGCAATTCTGTCGCTGTGTACTGTGGAGCCGTCGTCGACGACAATGATCTCATAAGGAGCCTGGGACTGGGACAACGCGCTCTGAAGCGCCTGCTCAATATACGGGCAGTTATAAAACGGGATAATGACCGACACTTTCGCATTCATGGTGATGCTCCTTTCCGGTTGCTGCGGTAATAATCCAGAATGTCGGCAAGCGAGCGTTCCAACTGCACTTCGGGATGCCAGTTTAAGGCGGAAGCGTGTGCAGGAAAGCAGCCAGACTCCGCCTGACTTTGCGGCGCTCCCTGGCCGGAGGCGCCTGCCGGTTTCTTCGGCGCATCCGAAACGGGGACTTTCTCCGGCTTCTGACCGGACTCCGTTCCCCATTCCACCCGCACATCCGCCCAGGTCAGGCTCAGCATGCGCTCCGCAATCTCCCCCAGACTGCGCGGCTTTCCCGATTCGATCCGGTACACATTGCCCGGCTCTCCCTGCTTCAAGATGCAATCGTACGCGCGGACAGCGTCGCGGACATCAAGGAAATCCCGCTGCGCCTGCCGGGAAGACAGCCGGAACGGCGGCTGGGCGCTTCCCTGCTCGCTGCGGGCGATGTGTCCGGCCAGCAGCGAGCAGAAGCCAGTGGAAGGCCCCGGCCCGATCAGGTTGCAGGGCTCTGCGATCAGCACCTGCTGCCGAAACAGTGTTCCCCAGGACAAGGATACGAGTTCTTCCAGCGTCTTGCTGAGGCTGTATGGATGCGGCGGCGTCTCTCCGGCTCCCGGATTAAACTTTAGCCGCGATCCCGTCACCAGCAGACGGACTTCAGTGCGGGAGCGCAGCGCGTCAAGCAGATATACAGCCGCCATTACATTCGTTTCCAGATATTTGGCCGGGCTCCGCCACGACTCCGGTACCGAATTTTTCCCCGCCAGATGAAGCACTTCACTCGGAGCGGTATCCTCTATCATCTTCTTCACGGCTTCACCGTCGTTCAAATCGCAAATATACGTCCTAACGTCTTCCGGAAACAGAGGTTCCCGGGATTCGTCAGGGACCGTTCTCCGCAGCACGGCGGTTACCTCTGCTCCTTCCGCCGCAAAATAGGCGGCGGCATGGCGGCCCGTAAAGCCGCCGGCGCCGGTAATCAGCAGCTTTCTGCCAGTCATGAATATCGCCGGCTTTGCTGCATCCATTCCGCCAGTTCGGCAAGCATATCCGGGTAGGAAGGCAGACGAAAGACTGCATCTGGACGCGTGCTGACCAAAGTGCGGTCCTGAACATGAACGTCTTCGGGGACAATCTCTGTGTTAGTCTTGTGAAAGGCCTCCTGGATCATCACGAGCAGTTCATATTTGCTGACCGGCTGAGGGTGGGCGAGGTGAATCAGGCCTGAGACCTGCGATTTCAGCAGACAATCAATAGCTTTGGCCAGTTCAAGCGTCGTCACCCCGTTCCACATAACACGGCGGTAACCGGGAACCTTGCCGGACTGCGCCAGGAACCATTCCATGAGCCCGATGCCTGCTTTACGGATTTCCGGCCCGATAATCGACGTGCGGATCGTCAGATGGCCGAAATCGCGAACTTCACCGAGTGCCTTCGTAATTGCGTAAACGGAGGTTCCGTCCGGCACCTCCTCCTCTGTATAGCCGCCGCGCGTTCCTTCGAACACGCAGTCGGTGCTGATGTGGATCAGCCGGGCGGATACGGTGTCGGCGGCCCGCCGCAGACGGTGAGGAAGAAAGCCGTTGATGTGATAGGCGGCGATTTTGTGGTCTTCCGCGGATTGGTTAAGTACGCCCAGCGCGTTAATGATGCAGTGGGGAGAGACGATACTTACCGTTCTCTCCACTGCAGCAATATCGTCCGCATCCAGGATGAGTCCCTGCTGGTCGCTTTTGTCCCGGGTTGTGTGAAATACTTGGTGCTTTCCCTGAAGGCGGAAGTAATCTGCCAGCATATGCCCCGCCATGCCGTTTCCGCCGAGGATCAGCAGCTTCATTACAGGAAACCTCCCCGGATCAGAATGTCCTTGATTTCTTGTTTGGACATCAGATTGTTCCCGGAGCTGAAGCTGCTGAAGGATACCGGCTCGCAAGTTTGATAGCGCAACTTCAGATGAGGCATATTAAGTGTAGGCAATATGATAAGATACTGCTCGTCGTATACTACGGTCGTCAGGCTCTCGAAATCGCTCATCAGAATTTCATTGATTTTTTCCCCGGGGCGGATGCCCGTCTCGATTATTTTTACGTTTTGTCTATCGGAGGCCTCGATGAGCACTTCAGCCAAGTCGACAATCCGGCAGGTCGGCATGGTCATCACGAATATTTCGCCGCCCACACTGACCTCTGAAGCCTTGAACAGCAGGGAAATCGCGTCGCTCAGCGTCAGGAAGAACCGGGTCATGTTGAAATCGGTAATCCGCACTTCACCTTTGTCCCGAATCTGCTTCATGAACAAATGGACGACACTGCCGTTCGTTCCGAGCACATTCCCGCCCCGCACAGTGACGAACTTGGTGCTGGACCCAAGCAGGTTTGCATAGACGATCAGCTTCTCGCCAATGGCTTTGGTCATGCCATAGAAGTTGGACGGATTGGCCGCCTTGTCGGTCGAGATATAAATAACTTTCTCCACCTTGTTTACTATGGCCGCTTCAATGACATTCTGCGTACCTATGACGTTCGTCTTGAGCGCCTCGTAGGGCTGATCCTCACAGACGGGGACATGCTTCAGTGCTGCCAGGTGGAACAAGTAATCCACACCCCGGCATGCTGCAATCAGAGCTTCCTTATCGCGGATATCACCGATGACAAAGCTTAAACGTCTATCCTCGAATTCCCGGCTCATGGCTACCTGGGCGGATTCGCTGCGAGAGAAAATGATAATTTCCTTCGGATTCTGCGGCAGAAGCTGCCGGACCAGCTCATGTCCCCAGGAACCGGTACCGCCGATAACCGCAATCCGTTGATTATTGAACATACAGGTTCCCTCCAAGTAAAAATTTGACTATCTTTTGCGATACATCCGGGTCCAAATAGCCGTCCGGGACTTCCCATTCGCGGCTCATCGAAGTCATCAGCCGGGCGCACCGCAAAATACTTCCGCTGTCTACACCAGATACGACATTGCTTCCGCAGTCTACCGTCTCCGGACGCTCGGTCGTCCGCCGAATCGTCACGGTCGGCACGCCCATCAGACAGCATTCCTCCTGAACGGTGCCGCTGTCCGTGATGGCGCAGCGCGCGTTCTTCTCCAAAGCGACAAAATCGAAAAAACCGAACGGCTCATAAAATTCGACAAGGCTGTTCATTTGCAGCGGAAAGGAATCTATCAGCTTCGACCGGGTACGGGGATGGATGCTGCAAATGAGACGGACTCCGAAGTGCTTGGCAATCAGGTTTAAGCCCTGCATGATCTCCATCAGCGGTTCAGGCTGATCAACATTCTCGGCGCGGTGCGCCGTAACGAGAAAATATTGCCCCGGCACAAGGCCCAGCCGGTTCAGAATATCGCTGGCCGCAATTTGCCGAGCGTAATACGTTATAACCTCATGAATCGGGTTGCCGGTGAGCATGATCCGCGCGTTCGGAATTCCTTCGGCTGTCAAATGCCGCTTGCTTTGCGGCGTATAGGGCATATTGATGGTCGAGACGGCGTCGATAACGCGCCGGTTCTTCTCCTCCGGCACATCCAGATCGTAGCAGCGGTTGCCCGCTTCCATATGAATGACCGGAATGCCCATCCGCTCGGCCAGAATGGCGCACAGCGCGCTGTTCGTATCGCCGAGCAGCAGCACGCGGTCCGGCCGTTCCTTCAGCAGAATCGGCTCCAGCCCTCCGAACATGGCGGCGAGCTGTCCGCCAAGCCCCGCCTGCTTATCCTGAAGCACGTAATCCGGCGCCCGCAACCCCAGTTCCTCGAAGAAAATGCCGCTCAGACTGGCGGTGAAATTCTGGCCCGTATGCACCAGCACATGACTGTCCGCATACTGGTCCAGAAGAGGAATAATTACGCTCAGGCGGATGATTTCGGGGCGCGTGCCCAGAATGGTCATGATTTTCATGCGTTCACTCCCCTGCTTGAATCTATCCCGAATTTCCTTATGAACAATTTCCATCTGTTCATCTCAGCTTCAGTCGGCGGAAAGCTATGCCAGCCGCTGCCGAATGCGGGCTGGACGCAGCCAATCGCAGGCCCGGCGCGCCAGCCCTGGCCTGGCGCTGCTACCGGCGCCGTGCCGCAGCGCTTCGGCGCTTGCGGGATGTCCGCCGCCGGGACGCGCGGCTGGGGCGCTTCGCCCGCCGCGCTCTCCGGGGCGAAGCGGCGCGGCGGGCGAGCCTGCGCCGGAGACGGCCGCGCCGCTTCGATGCGCGGCGTTTGCGCTGTGGCGCCTGCTCGGGCGGCGCGTCTGCGCCCGCGGTTTCGCCGGCGGGCGGCTCCGCCTGGGCCGCTGCGTCCGCCCCGGCCCAGCGGAGGCGCCACGCCTCCGCCAGCCCGCGCAGGCGCTCGCGGTAGGCCGCCGGGCCATAGGCGGCGATGACGCGGCCGCGTGATCGGACGCCGATAGTCGCCGCCAGCACCGGCTGCGCGAGCAGAGCTTCCACGCGCTGCGCGAGCGCTTCGATGTTCTCCGGCGGAACCAGGCCGTCGGTGCCATCTACGGCCCGCATGATCTCGCCCAGTCCGCCGGAATCATAGGCGACGACCGGCTTGCCGAAGGCGAGGCCTTCCATGGCGGTCATGCCAAAGCCCTCGCGGACGAGGCTTGGAACGACCAGCACATCCATGGCGCAGTACGATTCCGAAAGCGATTTCTCATAGCCCGCGAACCGAAAGCGGGAGGACAAACCCTCCAGCTTCATCTTGTGTTTGCAGCGGTTGTAGTAATCCTTGTCGCGCGGTTCACCAATAACTAGGAAACGTGCCTCCGGATGCTGCTTTGCCACAAGTATGGCCATGTGGATGAAATGCTCCAGCCCTTTTTGCGGGATAATAAATGAAGAGATGTAACCGACAAGCCGATGTGCGGGCTTAATACGCAGCTCTCGCCGCCGCTCTCCCCTCAGCTTGCTCCACGCCGCCGTCATCATCTCCTGATCGTCCCACGTAGGCGGAAGCAGCGCGATTTTACTTGCCTGTATTTCCTCTGTAAAAGAAAAAGCCGCCGTCTGTGAAATGCAGATAATTTGGTCGCTGAACCGGTCGATCACATTGATGCTTAGCGGAGTGTGGTCGTTCTCGGTAATGATCTCGCTGATCTTCCATACCACCGGTATGCCCAGCGATTTAGCGGCTATGGCCGGCAGAACGTGTACACAGGTACTCGTTACGATGAAGGCTGGATGCCGCTGGGCCAGCCATGCATGAAGCTCTCTGAACTCCCTGCCTTCCTGAAACGACTTGATGTCCTCTTCGAGTCCCGCATAGGGAGTATACATGCCGTACACAAGCGGAATCGGCAGCAGTTCCACCGAGATTCCGCTGCGGCGGGCCTGACGCGTCAGCTTCCCTTCCTGAGGCGCGACAAGCAGGCAGTCAAAGTAGGAGGACAGTTCCCGGGCGAAGAACAGCAGCAGCTTTTCGGCGCCGGTTATGCTGTTGTCATTGGATACATGGGAAAAAAGGACAACGGCAGCTTTATCAGCCATTGGCGTATTGGCGCTTCCGAACAGATGACTTCGGAGCGACCGCTCACCTCCCTGTTAGGTATGCAATGCCCGGACGTTAGCGGAAACCTCCTGCGGTTCCGCCGCCCGAAAAGAAAGACTCCCCTGTCGCTTTCCAAGGCCACACCCGCAAGAAGTCCCTGCAATGGTCCGAACGTTCATACCGGATTCGCCTTGGCTTATCGTATGAGAGCGGCGGCGGAAGCGGACGGGACAGCCGCCCTCGGCAGGAGCATAAATCGGCAGATCGGGGCGGAAGCGGATATTCATCCGAATATAATGGTTAACAGCTGATTGACCCGCTTCGGATACGTATGATCCCGGAGCGTCCGTTCCAGCCCTTTCAGCGCAATGGCTTGGCGTTCCTCCTCGTTCGCCAGGTAATAACGGATTTTGTCCATCATCTCCTGCGGTGTGCTGAACGTTACAATCTCCTCTCCCGGCTTGTAGAAGGAGGGCAGATCATCCCGGACATCGCTTAGCTGCAGCGTGCCGCTGGCCGCAATCTCGAATGTACGCGGATTCGGCGAAGCCGCCGAAATCGCCAGTGTATTGTTGTTGAATGCATCATCGACATGGGAGCGGTGCAGATTGATTACGATTTTCGAACCGCTGTAAGCAACTGCCGTCTCCTGCGGGGACATCCACTTCCCGATCTCGATCCGGTCTCCATAAAGCTGAGCATCCGGAAGGCGGTCCCACCAGATTCCGTTAATAACCGTATTGAATTCCATCAGCTGCGGCATGATTTCCCGGAAGAAATTGACCCGGTTCCAATACGCGGAACCGATGAAGCTTACGTCACGCGCAATCGGCGTGCGGGAGATCGTGGGGCGGTAATGCGGCCGGTAAGCCGCGAACGGCAAATAATGCACCTCCGTACAACCAAGCTGCCGGTAATATTCGACGCAATTTTGTTCCAGCGTGAATACATAATCGTAGTGATTCACGATGCCCAGCGTGAAATCAGTATAATAAGGATCATCTGTAAGCCAGATCGCCGTACGGATGCCCATTCCCCGGATCTGGTCGATTTGTTCCAGCGGCAGTTCCATTCCGTCGAGCACAAGGACCAAATGCGGCCGCTTGGCGCCAGCCAGTTCTACCAGGTTCTGATGTACATCCGTTGCCGTTACTTCCGCTGTCAGGCTTTGCAACGATGTCAGTACGGCTTCGTCCAGCGGGGAATAGGGGTAGCCTTTGCCGGAACCGACATACATGACATGTATATCGCGTACGGGCAGCGGTTCTTCTGGGCGGCCGTCCAGAATGGCTAAGCGTCCGCGCAAATAGCCTTCGGAATAGCCGTTCTTGAAACCGTTCAGCCTTCCCTCCAGCTTCGCCTGCTCAGCCGGCGTAAGGGGAAGCGGCGGGACCGGAAGAATGAAATCTTTGCTCATCGTACCTCGCTCCTTTATTTAATTAATGTCTCGCTCGCGCCTCGTCGATCACATCAAGCAGCCTTGGCAGCCGAGCCGCAAAGGTATGATTCTGAAGTGTTGTCCGCAGAGCTCTCAAGGCGAAATTCTGCCGCTCCTTCTCGTGTTTCAGATAATATTCAATTTTGGATTCCAGCTCCCCGGGCGAACCGAAGGTCTCCAGGTCATATCCCGGCCGGTAATGTTCCGCCAGATCCTCACGGACATCCGTAATCTGCATCGCGCCGCAAGCGCTGATCTCATAGGTGCGCGGATTGATGGACTTTGCGGGAATCCGGTACGAATTGCGGTTATCCTGTCCCGATTCCCAGGGGCGGTGAATATTGATAACAAGCTTCGCCCCGCTGTAATAATTCGCCGTCTCCTCCGGTGGAATAAAGCCTTTGTGGATGAATGGAGACAGCGTGTCGAATCTCTTCAGCCGCTCCCAGAAACCGCCGACGATAAGCGTACGGTGACGGATTAACATCGGGGCCAGGCGGTCAAACAGCTCGGTCCGGTTAAAAAAAGCATTGCCGATAAAAACGATGTCATAGCAATACTCCGGTCCGATGCGGCGGGGATTGAACATTCCCGGATTAACGCAAAGCGGCAAATAATGCACCGACTCCGCTCCATGAGACCGGTAAAACTCCAGACATCCAAGCTCGTGCGTGAACACATGATCGTAATGCCGGCAAAGAACAGCCGTATCCTCCGTAAAGTAGGGATCGTCGACAAACCAGATAGCGGTGGAAATGCCCCTCCTGCGGATCTCCGCGATCTGCTCCAAATGGTTATCCGGAAATACATGCAGCCCATTCATGACCAGCACCGCTTCCGGAGATTCCCGGGCGGCGGTCTCCAGCATGGCATGCGCCGGGCATACGATCAGCTCGGTGACGAGACCGTTCAGCGCCTCCGATACTCCGGCATCGATCGCATCGAATCCCTGCGGGACATACATCAGTCTTAAGGGACGCTGAACACCTGCCGTACCCGGATTCAGCCGTTTCACAGCTTCGCACAGACCAAGATGGTAGCCCTGTCGGTAGCCGTCACGGTAGCCCTCTTTGCGCTCCTGCTTTATTTTCGCTTTCACAGCCTCACCCTGCCCTGTCGTATTCTGATGACAGTATAGTTATATGCTTCGGAGATATCCGCCTCATGGACACCTGTCCGTTACCTCAATAAATTGGCAGATGCCCTCTGGCAAGAGTACAAGCTGCGCATATAGGCCTGGACTCGGACTTGGACTTCAGGAACTCCTGATGATAGAGTGGAAGATACATGCCCTGAGCCTAAGTCGGGCTCGGAGCAGCCTAGCGGGGAGGAGCATGACAATGGAGAAAGACAAGCTGTATTTACGCCATATGGAGCTGCTTCGGGACAAGGTTCCGTCCTTCCGCTCCTATCCTTTTCACCTGCCGGTGATCCGTTCACTGGAACGGCTGGTATTCAGGAATCCGGTCACTTTCCTGGTGGGAGAGAACGGCAGCGGCAAATCGACTCTGCTGGAGGGGATCGCCGCCGCCTGGGGATTTAATCCGGAAGGGGGGACGCTTAATTTTTCGTTCAATACCCGTTCCTCGCATTCCAGCCTGTATGAATATCTTCGGATCGCCAGAGGGGTCAAACGGCCGAAAGACGGGTTCTTTTTGCGCGCGGAAAGCTACTATAATG from Paenibacillus sophorae encodes:
- a CDS encoding CgeB family protein, producing MSKDFILPVPPLPLTPAEQAKLEGRLNGFKNGYSEGYLRGRLAILDGRPEEPLPVRDIHVMYVGSGKGYPYSPLDEAVLTSLQSLTAEVTATDVHQNLVELAGAKRPHLVLVLDGMELPLEQIDQIRGMGIRTAIWLTDDPYYTDFTLGIVNHYDYVFTLEQNCVEYYRQLGCTEVHYLPFAAYRPHYRPTISRTPIARDVSFIGSAYWNRVNFFREIMPQLMEFNTVINGIWWDRLPDAQLYGDRIEIGKWMSPQETAVAYSGSKIVINLHRSHVDDAFNNNTLAISAASPNPRTFEIAASGTLQLSDVRDDLPSFYKPGEEIVTFSTPQEMMDKIRYYLANEEERQAIALKGLERTLRDHTYPKRVNQLLTIIFG
- a CDS encoding NAD-dependent epimerase/dehydratase family protein; this translates as MTGRKLLITGAGGFTGRHAAAYFAAEGAEVTAVLRRTVPDESREPLFPEDVRTYICDLNDGEAVKKMIEDTAPSEVLHLAGKNSVPESWRSPAKYLETNVMAAVYLLDALRSRTEVRLLVTGSRLKFNPGAGETPPHPYSLSKTLEELVSLSWGTLFRQQVLIAEPCNLIGPGPSTGFCSLLAGHIARSEQGSAQPPFRLSSRQAQRDFLDVRDAVRAYDCILKQGEPGNVYRIESGKPRSLGEIAERMLSLTWADVRVEWGTESGQKPEKVPVSDAPKKPAGASGQGAPQSQAESGCFPAHASALNWHPEVQLERSLADILDYYRSNRKGASP
- a CDS encoding glycosyltransferase family 4 protein yields the protein MADKAAVVLFSHVSNDNSITGAEKLLLFFARELSSYFDCLLVAPQEGKLTRQARRSGISVELLPIPLVYGMYTPYAGLEEDIKSFQEGREFRELHAWLAQRHPAFIVTSTCVHVLPAIAAKSLGIPVVWKISEIITENDHTPLSINVIDRFSDQIICISQTAAFSFTEEIQASKIALLPPTWDDQEMMTAAWSKLRGERRRELRIKPAHRLVGYISSFIIPQKGLEHFIHMAILVAKQHPEARFLVIGEPRDKDYYNRCKHKMKLEGLSSRFRFAGYEKSLSESYCAMDVLVVPSLVREGFGMTAMEGLAFGKPVVAYDSGGLGEIMRAVDGTDGLVPPENIEALAQRVEALLAQPVLAATIGVRSRGRVIAAYGPAAYRERLRGLAEAWRLRWAGADAAAQAEPPAGETAGADAPPEQAPQRKRRASKRRGRLRRRLARRAASPRRARRAKRPSRASRRRTSRKRRSAAARRR
- a CDS encoding dTDP-4-dehydrorhamnose reductase family protein: MKLLILGGNGMAGHMLADYFRLQGKHQVFHTTRDKSDQQGLILDADDIAAVERTVSIVSPHCIINALGVLNQSAEDHKIAAYHINGFLPHRLRRAADTVSARLIHISTDCVFEGTRGGYTEEEVPDGTSVYAITKALGEVRDFGHLTIRTSIIGPEIRKAGIGLMEWFLAQSGKVPGYRRVMWNGVTTLELAKAIDCLLKSQVSGLIHLAHPQPVSKYELLVMIQEAFHKTNTEIVPEDVHVQDRTLVSTRPDAVFRLPSYPDMLAELAEWMQQSRRYS
- a CDS encoding glycosyltransferase family protein, producing MKAKIKQERKEGYRDGYRQGYHLGLCEAVKRLNPGTAGVQRPLRLMYVPQGFDAIDAGVSEALNGLVTELIVCPAHAMLETAARESPEAVLVMNGLHVFPDNHLEQIAEIRRRGISTAIWFVDDPYFTEDTAVLCRHYDHVFTHELGCLEFYRSHGAESVHYLPLCVNPGMFNPRRIGPEYCYDIVFIGNAFFNRTELFDRLAPMLIRHRTLIVGGFWERLKRFDTLSPFIHKGFIPPEETANYYSGAKLVINIHRPWESGQDNRNSYRIPAKSINPRTYEISACGAMQITDVREDLAEHYRPGYDLETFGSPGELESKIEYYLKHEKERQNFALRALRTTLQNHTFAARLPRLLDVIDEARARH
- the wecB gene encoding non-hydrolyzing UDP-N-acetylglucosamine 2-epimerase is translated as MKIMTILGTRPEIIRLSVIIPLLDQYADSHVLVHTGQNFTASLSGIFFEELGLRAPDYVLQDKQAGLGGQLAAMFGGLEPILLKERPDRVLLLGDTNSALCAILAERMGIPVIHMEAGNRCYDLDVPEEKNRRVIDAVSTINMPYTPQSKRHLTAEGIPNARIMLTGNPIHEVITYYARQIAASDILNRLGLVPGQYFLVTAHRAENVDQPEPLMEIMQGLNLIAKHFGVRLICSIHPRTRSKLIDSFPLQMNSLVEFYEPFGFFDFVALEKNARCAITDSGTVQEECCLMGVPTVTIRRTTERPETVDCGSNVVSGVDSGSILRCARLMTSMSREWEVPDGYLDPDVSQKIVKFLLGGNLYVQ
- a CDS encoding polysaccharide biosynthesis protein; this translates as MFNNQRIAVIGGTGSWGHELVRQLLPQNPKEIIIFSRSESAQVAMSREFEDRRLSFVIGDIRDKEALIAACRGVDYLFHLAALKHVPVCEDQPYEALKTNVIGTQNVIEAAIVNKVEKVIYISTDKAANPSNFYGMTKAIGEKLIVYANLLGSSTKFVTVRGGNVLGTNGSVVHLFMKQIRDKGEVRITDFNMTRFFLTLSDAISLLFKASEVSVGGEIFVMTMPTCRIVDLAEVLIEASDRQNVKIIETGIRPGEKINEILMSDFESLTTVVYDEQYLIILPTLNMPHLKLRYQTCEPVSFSSFSSGNNLMSKQEIKDILIRGGFL